From the genome of Canis lupus familiaris isolate Mischka breed German Shepherd chromosome 8, alternate assembly UU_Cfam_GSD_1.0, whole genome shotgun sequence, one region includes:
- the BEGAIN gene encoding brain-enriched guanylate kinase-associated protein isoform X20 yields the protein MGRGCGKWCTGTSALQEQKGELRKRLSYTTHKLEKLETEFDSTRHYLEIELRRAQEELEKVTEKLRRIQSNYMALQRINQELEDKLYRMGQHYEEEKRALSHEIVALNSHLLEAKVTIDKLSEDNELYRKDCNLAAQLLQCSQTYGRVHKVSELPSDFQERVSLHMEKHGCSLPSPLCHPAYADSVPTCVIAKVLEKPDPSSLSSRLSDASARDLAFREGVEKQGPRPPYKGDIYCSDTALYCPEERRRSRRPSVDAPVSDVGFLRAQNSTDSAAEDEEEAEAEAAAFPAGFRHEAFPGYAASLPTSSSYSSFSATSEEKEHAQASTLTASQQAIYLNSRDELFDRKPPAAAAAAAYEGSPRFAKAAAGVAAPLEAEVAPGFARTVSPYPAEPFRFPASPGPRQALMPPNLWSLRAKPGSARLPGEDARGQWRPLSVEDVGAYSYPAPAAGRASPCSFSERYYGSGGGSPSKKAEGRASPLYASYKADSFSEGDDLSQGHLAEPRFLRAGGDLSLSPGRAADPLPGYAPSPGDAERLGVQLCGPGGRPEPEHSPHSSRDSLEPSSMEASPEMHPAARLSPQPAFPRTGGSGLSRKDSLTKAQLYGTLLN from the exons atggggagaggatgTGGCAAGTGGTGCACGGGGACAAG CGCGCTGCAGGAGCAGAAGGGCGAGCTGCGCAAGCGGCTGTCCTACACCACGCACAAGCTCGAGAAGCTCGAGACCGAGTTCGACTCCACGCGCCACTACCTGGAGATCGAGCTGCGGCGCGCGCAGGAGGAGCTCGAGAAGGTCACCGAGAAGCTGCGCAG GATTCAGAGCAACTACATGGCGCTGCAGAGGATCAACCAGGAGCTGGAAGACAAGCTGTACCGCATG ggccAGCACTATGAAGAAGAGAAGCGAGCGCTGAGCCACGAGATCGTTGCCCTCAACAGCCACCTGCTGGAGGCCAAGGTGACCATCGACAAGCTGTCGGAGGACAAT GAGCTCTACAGGAAGGACTGCAATCTAGCGGCGCAGCTCCTTCAGTGCAGCCAGACCTACGGCAGGGTCCATAAGGTGTCTGAG CTGCCCTCTGACTTCCAGGAGCGCGTGAGCCTGCACATGGAGAAGCACGGCTGCAGCCTGCCCTCCCCGCTCTGCCACCCGGCCTATGCCGACAGCGTCCCCACCTGCGTCATCGCCAAGGTGCTGGAGAAGCCCGACCCCAGCAGCCTGTCCTCGCGCCTGTCGGACGCCTCGGCCCGCGACCTGGCCTTTCGGGAGGGGGTGGAGAAGCAGGGCCCGCGGCCCCCCTACAAGGGCGACATCTACTGCAGCGACACGGCCCTCTACTGCCCCGAGGAGCGGCGGCGCTCCCGGCGGCCCAGCGTGGACGCGCCCGTGAGCGACGTGGGCTTCCTGCGGGCCCAGAACTCCACCGACAGCGCGGCCGAGGACGAGgaggaggccgaggccgaggcggCCGCCTTCCCCGCGGGCTTCCGGCACGAGGCCTTCCCGGGCTACGCGGCCTCCCTGCCCACGTCCAGCTCCTACTCGAGCTTCAGCGCCACGTCGGAGGAGAAGGAGCACGCCCAGGCCAGCACGCTCACCGCCTCGCAGCAGGCCATCTACCTGAACAGCCGCGACGAGCTCTTCGACCGCaagccgcccgccgccgccgccgccgccgcctacGAGGGCAGCCCGCGCTTCGCCAAGGCCGCGGCCGGCGTGGCGGCCCCGCTCGAGGCCGAGGTGGCGCCGGGCTTCGCGCGGACCGTGTCCCCGTACCCGGCCGAGCCCTTCCGCTTCCCCGCGTCCCCGGGCCCGCGGCAGGCCCTGATGCCCCCAAACCTGTGGAGCCTGCGGGCCAAGCCGGGGTCGGCCCGGCTCCCCGGGGAGGACGCGCGGGGCCAGTGGCGGCCGCTGAGCGTGGAGGACGTGGGCGCCTACTCGTACCCGGCCCCCGCCGCGGGCCGCGCGTCGCCCTGCAGCTTCTCGGAACGCTACTacggcagcggcggcggcagcccCAGCAAGAAGGCCGAGGGCCGCGCCAGCCCCCTCTACGCCAGCTACAAGGCCGACAGCTTCTCCGAGGGGGACGACCTCTCGCAGGGCCACCTGGCCGAGCCTCGCTTCCTCCGCGCCGGCGGCGACCTGAGCCTGAGCCCCGGCCGCGCGGCCGACCCGCTGCCCGGCTACGCGCCCAGCCCGGGGGACGCCGAGAGGCTCGGGGTGCAGCTGTGCGGGCCGGGCGGCAGGCCCGAGCCCGAGCACAGCCCCCACAGCTCCAGGGACTCCCTGGAGCCCAGCTCCATGGAGGCGTCCCCGGAGATGCACCCCGCCGCCCGCCTCAGCCCCCAGCCGGCCTTCCCGCGGACTGGTGGCTCGGGGCTCAGCCGCAAGGACAGCCTCACGAAGGCCCAGCTCTACGGAACCTTGCTCAACTGA
- the BEGAIN gene encoding brain-enriched guanylate kinase-associated protein isoform X15 produces MRQSGAGTVLPPPWSQQTHQKLPFQRALAADRPLGASTCSGKSALQEQKGELRKRLSYTTHKLEKLETEFDSTRHYLEIELRRAQEELEKVTEKLRRIQSNYMALQRINQELEDKLYRMGQHYEEEKRALSHEIVALNSHLLEAKVTIDKLSEDNELYRKDCNLAAQLLQCSQTYGRVHKVSELPSDFQERVSLHMEKHGCSLPSPLCHPAYADSVPTCVIAKVLEKPDPSSLSSRLSDASARDLAFREGVEKQGPRPPYKGDIYCSDTALYCPEERRRSRRPSVDAPVSDVGFLRAQNSTDSAAEDEEEAEAEAAAFPAGFRHEAFPGYAASLPTSSSYSSFSATSEEKEHAQASTLTASQQAIYLNSRDELFDRKPPAAAAAAAYEGSPRFAKAAAGVAAPLEAEVAPGFARTVSPYPAEPFRFPASPGPRQALMPPNLWSLRAKPGSARLPGEDARGQWRPLSVEDVGAYSYPAPAAGRASPCSFSERYYGSGGGSPSKKAEGRASPLYASYKADSFSEGDDLSQGHLAEPRFLRAGGDLSLSPGRAADPLPGYAPSPGDAERLGVQLCGPGGRPEPEHSPHSSRDSLEPSSMEASPEMHPAARLSPQPAFPRTGGSGLSRKDSLTKAQLYGTLLN; encoded by the exons atgCGACAGTCTGGGGCGGGCACTGTACTCCCTCCTCCCTGGTCACAGCAAACTCACCAGAAATTACCATTCCAAAGGGCATTGGCCGCAGACCGTCCCCTGGGGGCGTCCACGTGTTCCGGCAAAAG CGCGCTGCAGGAGCAGAAGGGCGAGCTGCGCAAGCGGCTGTCCTACACCACGCACAAGCTCGAGAAGCTCGAGACCGAGTTCGACTCCACGCGCCACTACCTGGAGATCGAGCTGCGGCGCGCGCAGGAGGAGCTCGAGAAGGTCACCGAGAAGCTGCGCAG GATTCAGAGCAACTACATGGCGCTGCAGAGGATCAACCAGGAGCTGGAAGACAAGCTGTACCGCATG ggccAGCACTATGAAGAAGAGAAGCGAGCGCTGAGCCACGAGATCGTTGCCCTCAACAGCCACCTGCTGGAGGCCAAGGTGACCATCGACAAGCTGTCGGAGGACAAT GAGCTCTACAGGAAGGACTGCAATCTAGCGGCGCAGCTCCTTCAGTGCAGCCAGACCTACGGCAGGGTCCATAAGGTGTCTGAG CTGCCCTCTGACTTCCAGGAGCGCGTGAGCCTGCACATGGAGAAGCACGGCTGCAGCCTGCCCTCCCCGCTCTGCCACCCGGCCTATGCCGACAGCGTCCCCACCTGCGTCATCGCCAAGGTGCTGGAGAAGCCCGACCCCAGCAGCCTGTCCTCGCGCCTGTCGGACGCCTCGGCCCGCGACCTGGCCTTTCGGGAGGGGGTGGAGAAGCAGGGCCCGCGGCCCCCCTACAAGGGCGACATCTACTGCAGCGACACGGCCCTCTACTGCCCCGAGGAGCGGCGGCGCTCCCGGCGGCCCAGCGTGGACGCGCCCGTGAGCGACGTGGGCTTCCTGCGGGCCCAGAACTCCACCGACAGCGCGGCCGAGGACGAGgaggaggccgaggccgaggcggCCGCCTTCCCCGCGGGCTTCCGGCACGAGGCCTTCCCGGGCTACGCGGCCTCCCTGCCCACGTCCAGCTCCTACTCGAGCTTCAGCGCCACGTCGGAGGAGAAGGAGCACGCCCAGGCCAGCACGCTCACCGCCTCGCAGCAGGCCATCTACCTGAACAGCCGCGACGAGCTCTTCGACCGCaagccgcccgccgccgccgccgccgccgcctacGAGGGCAGCCCGCGCTTCGCCAAGGCCGCGGCCGGCGTGGCGGCCCCGCTCGAGGCCGAGGTGGCGCCGGGCTTCGCGCGGACCGTGTCCCCGTACCCGGCCGAGCCCTTCCGCTTCCCCGCGTCCCCGGGCCCGCGGCAGGCCCTGATGCCCCCAAACCTGTGGAGCCTGCGGGCCAAGCCGGGGTCGGCCCGGCTCCCCGGGGAGGACGCGCGGGGCCAGTGGCGGCCGCTGAGCGTGGAGGACGTGGGCGCCTACTCGTACCCGGCCCCCGCCGCGGGCCGCGCGTCGCCCTGCAGCTTCTCGGAACGCTACTacggcagcggcggcggcagcccCAGCAAGAAGGCCGAGGGCCGCGCCAGCCCCCTCTACGCCAGCTACAAGGCCGACAGCTTCTCCGAGGGGGACGACCTCTCGCAGGGCCACCTGGCCGAGCCTCGCTTCCTCCGCGCCGGCGGCGACCTGAGCCTGAGCCCCGGCCGCGCGGCCGACCCGCTGCCCGGCTACGCGCCCAGCCCGGGGGACGCCGAGAGGCTCGGGGTGCAGCTGTGCGGGCCGGGCGGCAGGCCCGAGCCCGAGCACAGCCCCCACAGCTCCAGGGACTCCCTGGAGCCCAGCTCCATGGAGGCGTCCCCGGAGATGCACCCCGCCGCCCGCCTCAGCCCCCAGCCGGCCTTCCCGCGGACTGGTGGCTCGGGGCTCAGCCGCAAGGACAGCCTCACGAAGGCCCAGCTCTACGGAACCTTGCTCAACTGA
- the BEGAIN gene encoding brain-enriched guanylate kinase-associated protein isoform X22: MALQRINQELEDKLYRMGQHYEEEKRALSHEIVALNSHLLEAKVTIDKLSEDNELYRKDCNLAAQLLQCSQTYGRVHKVSELPSDFQERVSLHMEKHGCSLPSPLCHPAYADSVPTCVIAKVLEKPDPSSLSSRLSDASARDLAFREGVEKQGPRPPYKGDIYCSDTALYCPEERRRSRRPSVDAPVSDVGFLRAQNSTDSAAEDEEEAEAEAAAFPAGFRHEAFPGYAASLPTSSSYSSFSATSEEKEHAQASTLTASQQAIYLNSRDELFDRKPPAAAAAAAYEGSPRFAKAAAGVAAPLEAEVAPGFARTVSPYPAEPFRFPASPGPRQALMPPNLWSLRAKPGSARLPGEDARGQWRPLSVEDVGAYSYPAPAAGRASPCSFSERYYGSGGGSPSKKAEGRASPLYASYKADSFSEGDDLSQGHLAEPRFLRAGGDLSLSPGRAADPLPGYAPSPGDAERLGVQLCGPGGRPEPEHSPHSSRDSLEPSSMEASPEMHPAARLSPQPAFPRTGGSGLSRKDSLTKAQLYGTLLN; this comes from the exons ATGGCGCTGCAGAGGATCAACCAGGAGCTGGAAGACAAGCTGTACCGCATG ggccAGCACTATGAAGAAGAGAAGCGAGCGCTGAGCCACGAGATCGTTGCCCTCAACAGCCACCTGCTGGAGGCCAAGGTGACCATCGACAAGCTGTCGGAGGACAAT GAGCTCTACAGGAAGGACTGCAATCTAGCGGCGCAGCTCCTTCAGTGCAGCCAGACCTACGGCAGGGTCCATAAGGTGTCTGAG CTGCCCTCTGACTTCCAGGAGCGCGTGAGCCTGCACATGGAGAAGCACGGCTGCAGCCTGCCCTCCCCGCTCTGCCACCCGGCCTATGCCGACAGCGTCCCCACCTGCGTCATCGCCAAGGTGCTGGAGAAGCCCGACCCCAGCAGCCTGTCCTCGCGCCTGTCGGACGCCTCGGCCCGCGACCTGGCCTTTCGGGAGGGGGTGGAGAAGCAGGGCCCGCGGCCCCCCTACAAGGGCGACATCTACTGCAGCGACACGGCCCTCTACTGCCCCGAGGAGCGGCGGCGCTCCCGGCGGCCCAGCGTGGACGCGCCCGTGAGCGACGTGGGCTTCCTGCGGGCCCAGAACTCCACCGACAGCGCGGCCGAGGACGAGgaggaggccgaggccgaggcggCCGCCTTCCCCGCGGGCTTCCGGCACGAGGCCTTCCCGGGCTACGCGGCCTCCCTGCCCACGTCCAGCTCCTACTCGAGCTTCAGCGCCACGTCGGAGGAGAAGGAGCACGCCCAGGCCAGCACGCTCACCGCCTCGCAGCAGGCCATCTACCTGAACAGCCGCGACGAGCTCTTCGACCGCaagccgcccgccgccgccgccgccgccgcctacGAGGGCAGCCCGCGCTTCGCCAAGGCCGCGGCCGGCGTGGCGGCCCCGCTCGAGGCCGAGGTGGCGCCGGGCTTCGCGCGGACCGTGTCCCCGTACCCGGCCGAGCCCTTCCGCTTCCCCGCGTCCCCGGGCCCGCGGCAGGCCCTGATGCCCCCAAACCTGTGGAGCCTGCGGGCCAAGCCGGGGTCGGCCCGGCTCCCCGGGGAGGACGCGCGGGGCCAGTGGCGGCCGCTGAGCGTGGAGGACGTGGGCGCCTACTCGTACCCGGCCCCCGCCGCGGGCCGCGCGTCGCCCTGCAGCTTCTCGGAACGCTACTacggcagcggcggcggcagcccCAGCAAGAAGGCCGAGGGCCGCGCCAGCCCCCTCTACGCCAGCTACAAGGCCGACAGCTTCTCCGAGGGGGACGACCTCTCGCAGGGCCACCTGGCCGAGCCTCGCTTCCTCCGCGCCGGCGGCGACCTGAGCCTGAGCCCCGGCCGCGCGGCCGACCCGCTGCCCGGCTACGCGCCCAGCCCGGGGGACGCCGAGAGGCTCGGGGTGCAGCTGTGCGGGCCGGGCGGCAGGCCCGAGCCCGAGCACAGCCCCCACAGCTCCAGGGACTCCCTGGAGCCCAGCTCCATGGAGGCGTCCCCGGAGATGCACCCCGCCGCCCGCCTCAGCCCCCAGCCGGCCTTCCCGCGGACTGGTGGCTCGGGGCTCAGCCGCAAGGACAGCCTCACGAAGGCCCAGCTCTACGGAACCTTGCTCAACTGA
- the BEGAIN gene encoding brain-enriched guanylate kinase-associated protein isoform X17 yields the protein MEKLRLRSPWVPSCLGQPRILQGRLARSSPSLWDSALQEQKGELRKRLSYTTHKLEKLETEFDSTRHYLEIELRRAQEELEKVTEKLRRIQSNYMALQRINQELEDKLYRMGQHYEEEKRALSHEIVALNSHLLEAKVTIDKLSEDNELYRKDCNLAAQLLQCSQTYGRVHKVSELPSDFQERVSLHMEKHGCSLPSPLCHPAYADSVPTCVIAKVLEKPDPSSLSSRLSDASARDLAFREGVEKQGPRPPYKGDIYCSDTALYCPEERRRSRRPSVDAPVSDVGFLRAQNSTDSAAEDEEEAEAEAAAFPAGFRHEAFPGYAASLPTSSSYSSFSATSEEKEHAQASTLTASQQAIYLNSRDELFDRKPPAAAAAAAYEGSPRFAKAAAGVAAPLEAEVAPGFARTVSPYPAEPFRFPASPGPRQALMPPNLWSLRAKPGSARLPGEDARGQWRPLSVEDVGAYSYPAPAAGRASPCSFSERYYGSGGGSPSKKAEGRASPLYASYKADSFSEGDDLSQGHLAEPRFLRAGGDLSLSPGRAADPLPGYAPSPGDAERLGVQLCGPGGRPEPEHSPHSSRDSLEPSSMEASPEMHPAARLSPQPAFPRTGGSGLSRKDSLTKAQLYGTLLN from the exons ATGGAGAAACTCAG GCTGCGCAGCCCCTGGGTGCCCTCGTGCCTCGGGCAGCCCCGCATCCTGCAGGGCCGACTGGCCAGGTCCTCGCCCTCGCTCTGGGACAG CGCGCTGCAGGAGCAGAAGGGCGAGCTGCGCAAGCGGCTGTCCTACACCACGCACAAGCTCGAGAAGCTCGAGACCGAGTTCGACTCCACGCGCCACTACCTGGAGATCGAGCTGCGGCGCGCGCAGGAGGAGCTCGAGAAGGTCACCGAGAAGCTGCGCAG GATTCAGAGCAACTACATGGCGCTGCAGAGGATCAACCAGGAGCTGGAAGACAAGCTGTACCGCATG ggccAGCACTATGAAGAAGAGAAGCGAGCGCTGAGCCACGAGATCGTTGCCCTCAACAGCCACCTGCTGGAGGCCAAGGTGACCATCGACAAGCTGTCGGAGGACAAT GAGCTCTACAGGAAGGACTGCAATCTAGCGGCGCAGCTCCTTCAGTGCAGCCAGACCTACGGCAGGGTCCATAAGGTGTCTGAG CTGCCCTCTGACTTCCAGGAGCGCGTGAGCCTGCACATGGAGAAGCACGGCTGCAGCCTGCCCTCCCCGCTCTGCCACCCGGCCTATGCCGACAGCGTCCCCACCTGCGTCATCGCCAAGGTGCTGGAGAAGCCCGACCCCAGCAGCCTGTCCTCGCGCCTGTCGGACGCCTCGGCCCGCGACCTGGCCTTTCGGGAGGGGGTGGAGAAGCAGGGCCCGCGGCCCCCCTACAAGGGCGACATCTACTGCAGCGACACGGCCCTCTACTGCCCCGAGGAGCGGCGGCGCTCCCGGCGGCCCAGCGTGGACGCGCCCGTGAGCGACGTGGGCTTCCTGCGGGCCCAGAACTCCACCGACAGCGCGGCCGAGGACGAGgaggaggccgaggccgaggcggCCGCCTTCCCCGCGGGCTTCCGGCACGAGGCCTTCCCGGGCTACGCGGCCTCCCTGCCCACGTCCAGCTCCTACTCGAGCTTCAGCGCCACGTCGGAGGAGAAGGAGCACGCCCAGGCCAGCACGCTCACCGCCTCGCAGCAGGCCATCTACCTGAACAGCCGCGACGAGCTCTTCGACCGCaagccgcccgccgccgccgccgccgccgcctacGAGGGCAGCCCGCGCTTCGCCAAGGCCGCGGCCGGCGTGGCGGCCCCGCTCGAGGCCGAGGTGGCGCCGGGCTTCGCGCGGACCGTGTCCCCGTACCCGGCCGAGCCCTTCCGCTTCCCCGCGTCCCCGGGCCCGCGGCAGGCCCTGATGCCCCCAAACCTGTGGAGCCTGCGGGCCAAGCCGGGGTCGGCCCGGCTCCCCGGGGAGGACGCGCGGGGCCAGTGGCGGCCGCTGAGCGTGGAGGACGTGGGCGCCTACTCGTACCCGGCCCCCGCCGCGGGCCGCGCGTCGCCCTGCAGCTTCTCGGAACGCTACTacggcagcggcggcggcagcccCAGCAAGAAGGCCGAGGGCCGCGCCAGCCCCCTCTACGCCAGCTACAAGGCCGACAGCTTCTCCGAGGGGGACGACCTCTCGCAGGGCCACCTGGCCGAGCCTCGCTTCCTCCGCGCCGGCGGCGACCTGAGCCTGAGCCCCGGCCGCGCGGCCGACCCGCTGCCCGGCTACGCGCCCAGCCCGGGGGACGCCGAGAGGCTCGGGGTGCAGCTGTGCGGGCCGGGCGGCAGGCCCGAGCCCGAGCACAGCCCCCACAGCTCCAGGGACTCCCTGGAGCCCAGCTCCATGGAGGCGTCCCCGGAGATGCACCCCGCCGCCCGCCTCAGCCCCCAGCCGGCCTTCCCGCGGACTGGTGGCTCGGGGCTCAGCCGCAAGGACAGCCTCACGAAGGCCCAGCTCTACGGAACCTTGCTCAACTGA
- the BEGAIN gene encoding brain-enriched guanylate kinase-associated protein isoform X21 — protein sequence MEKLSALQEQKGELRKRLSYTTHKLEKLETEFDSTRHYLEIELRRAQEELEKVTEKLRRIQSNYMALQRINQELEDKLYRMGQHYEEEKRALSHEIVALNSHLLEAKVTIDKLSEDNELYRKDCNLAAQLLQCSQTYGRVHKVSELPSDFQERVSLHMEKHGCSLPSPLCHPAYADSVPTCVIAKVLEKPDPSSLSSRLSDASARDLAFREGVEKQGPRPPYKGDIYCSDTALYCPEERRRSRRPSVDAPVSDVGFLRAQNSTDSAAEDEEEAEAEAAAFPAGFRHEAFPGYAASLPTSSSYSSFSATSEEKEHAQASTLTASQQAIYLNSRDELFDRKPPAAAAAAAYEGSPRFAKAAAGVAAPLEAEVAPGFARTVSPYPAEPFRFPASPGPRQALMPPNLWSLRAKPGSARLPGEDARGQWRPLSVEDVGAYSYPAPAAGRASPCSFSERYYGSGGGSPSKKAEGRASPLYASYKADSFSEGDDLSQGHLAEPRFLRAGGDLSLSPGRAADPLPGYAPSPGDAERLGVQLCGPGGRPEPEHSPHSSRDSLEPSSMEASPEMHPAARLSPQPAFPRTGGSGLSRKDSLTKAQLYGTLLN from the exons ATGGAGAAACTCAG CGCGCTGCAGGAGCAGAAGGGCGAGCTGCGCAAGCGGCTGTCCTACACCACGCACAAGCTCGAGAAGCTCGAGACCGAGTTCGACTCCACGCGCCACTACCTGGAGATCGAGCTGCGGCGCGCGCAGGAGGAGCTCGAGAAGGTCACCGAGAAGCTGCGCAG GATTCAGAGCAACTACATGGCGCTGCAGAGGATCAACCAGGAGCTGGAAGACAAGCTGTACCGCATG ggccAGCACTATGAAGAAGAGAAGCGAGCGCTGAGCCACGAGATCGTTGCCCTCAACAGCCACCTGCTGGAGGCCAAGGTGACCATCGACAAGCTGTCGGAGGACAAT GAGCTCTACAGGAAGGACTGCAATCTAGCGGCGCAGCTCCTTCAGTGCAGCCAGACCTACGGCAGGGTCCATAAGGTGTCTGAG CTGCCCTCTGACTTCCAGGAGCGCGTGAGCCTGCACATGGAGAAGCACGGCTGCAGCCTGCCCTCCCCGCTCTGCCACCCGGCCTATGCCGACAGCGTCCCCACCTGCGTCATCGCCAAGGTGCTGGAGAAGCCCGACCCCAGCAGCCTGTCCTCGCGCCTGTCGGACGCCTCGGCCCGCGACCTGGCCTTTCGGGAGGGGGTGGAGAAGCAGGGCCCGCGGCCCCCCTACAAGGGCGACATCTACTGCAGCGACACGGCCCTCTACTGCCCCGAGGAGCGGCGGCGCTCCCGGCGGCCCAGCGTGGACGCGCCCGTGAGCGACGTGGGCTTCCTGCGGGCCCAGAACTCCACCGACAGCGCGGCCGAGGACGAGgaggaggccgaggccgaggcggCCGCCTTCCCCGCGGGCTTCCGGCACGAGGCCTTCCCGGGCTACGCGGCCTCCCTGCCCACGTCCAGCTCCTACTCGAGCTTCAGCGCCACGTCGGAGGAGAAGGAGCACGCCCAGGCCAGCACGCTCACCGCCTCGCAGCAGGCCATCTACCTGAACAGCCGCGACGAGCTCTTCGACCGCaagccgcccgccgccgccgccgccgccgcctacGAGGGCAGCCCGCGCTTCGCCAAGGCCGCGGCCGGCGTGGCGGCCCCGCTCGAGGCCGAGGTGGCGCCGGGCTTCGCGCGGACCGTGTCCCCGTACCCGGCCGAGCCCTTCCGCTTCCCCGCGTCCCCGGGCCCGCGGCAGGCCCTGATGCCCCCAAACCTGTGGAGCCTGCGGGCCAAGCCGGGGTCGGCCCGGCTCCCCGGGGAGGACGCGCGGGGCCAGTGGCGGCCGCTGAGCGTGGAGGACGTGGGCGCCTACTCGTACCCGGCCCCCGCCGCGGGCCGCGCGTCGCCCTGCAGCTTCTCGGAACGCTACTacggcagcggcggcggcagcccCAGCAAGAAGGCCGAGGGCCGCGCCAGCCCCCTCTACGCCAGCTACAAGGCCGACAGCTTCTCCGAGGGGGACGACCTCTCGCAGGGCCACCTGGCCGAGCCTCGCTTCCTCCGCGCCGGCGGCGACCTGAGCCTGAGCCCCGGCCGCGCGGCCGACCCGCTGCCCGGCTACGCGCCCAGCCCGGGGGACGCCGAGAGGCTCGGGGTGCAGCTGTGCGGGCCGGGCGGCAGGCCCGAGCCCGAGCACAGCCCCCACAGCTCCAGGGACTCCCTGGAGCCCAGCTCCATGGAGGCGTCCCCGGAGATGCACCCCGCCGCCCGCCTCAGCCCCCAGCCGGCCTTCCCGCGGACTGGTGGCTCGGGGCTCAGCCGCAAGGACAGCCTCACGAAGGCCCAGCTCTACGGAACCTTGCTCAACTGA